The Heyndrickxia acidicola sequence TCTTCAATTCGCTCATAGCACGGAGTCGTTTTACCACTTCAGCAGCAATGCTTTTTCCCTCACTGTCTATTGCAGCCTGAGAGAGAGAAGATTGGGTGGTCGTCCCATTTTGGCTTTGATAAGAATTCGTTGAATTAAGTGCCAAACCTATGACGACGCCACCTAGCCTCACTGTATTTTTATCCGTCTTAACTAAATAGTCATGTTCCAGGATATTAGCAAGATAGATCGGGCTATTTTGATTTTGTGAATCGATTGAACCTTTCCCGCTTAAAGGAGGATTTAATCCAATATTTTGACTGGGTGGATTTACTTCCTTTTGTACAGCCTTCCACTGGCTTGGTGTAAACTTACGGTTAAGCCACATCTTCAAGGTATCCGCGTCCAGTATCTGCCCTTCCTGGAACAGATATTTCTCAGGCGAATACGTGGTTTTCGCTACACGAAGGAGCCCCGTTTCAAATTCCTGAATATCATAGCGGGTGTTTAAATTATTGACGGTCAAACCTCTGCTTTTACTCGGCTTATATGGCAATATCGTTCGATAATAATTATCGGATATTTGGTAATTTGGTATAATCGCTGTCTCTTTTTGATTGTTTTTTTCTTGCACAACCTTATCCTCTGACCCGAAATTCGAAGTACATCCTGCTGTTAGCAAGACTACTGTTACTAGTAATGGCAACCATTTTTTCATGCTGATTCTTCCACCTTTATTACATACTAAAGGAAAGCCTTCCCCAATGGTTTCCTTTTAAGAAGCTCACTCTTTTACTTCTTGTACAAAACGATTTTCATCCCAGACCTCTATTCCCAGCTGTTCCGCTTTTGTAAGCTTTGAACCGGCATCTGCCCCGGCAATAACTAAATCCGTCTTCTTGCTGACACTGCCCGTTACATTAGCCCCTAGTGCTTCCAAACGCTCCTTGGCCTCTTCACGGGTCATTTGCTCAAGTTTTCCTGTCAGTACTACGGTTTTTCCTGCTAATGGCGAGGAGGCGTTCACTGCTTCAACAGGCTTTGGTCCCTTGTAAATCATATTGACACTAAGGGACTGCAGCTCTTTTACTAACTCCCTGGCTTCTTCGTTTTCGAAATACGCCACAATGGAGTCCGCCATCTTTTCACCAATATCCTGAATGGCTGTCAGTTCTTCTCTTGTTGCTGCCTGCAGCTTCTCCATAGTTTCAAACGTTTGAGCAAGTGTTTTGGCAGCCTTGAAACCTACATGCCGAATGCCAAGACCAAACAAAAGCTTTTCCAAAGAATTTTGTTTGGACGCTTCTATGGCATCCAGTAAATTCCCTGCGGATTTTTCACCCATTCTTTCCAGGTTAAGAAGCTGCTCTCTTGTCAGTCTATAGATATCCGCTACATCATGGATTAACTGATGGCTAAATAGGAGGCTGATGACCTTTTCCCCCAGCCCTTCTATGTTCATTGCATTTCGTGACACAAAATGAATCAGGCCCTCGCGAATTTGGGCAGGGCACTTCGGATTGATGCAGCGGAGAGCCACTTCACCCTCCAAACGGATCAGTTCACTCTCGCAATCAGGGCAATGAGTCGGCATTTTAAACTCCTGCTCCTCACCTGTTCTTCTGTCCGTCAGAACATTCACTACTTCCGGGATAATGTCCCCTGCTTTTTTTACTACCACATAATCGCCAAGCATAATATCTTTTTCACGAATTAAGTCTTCATTATGAAGGGAGGCTCTTTTAACCGTTGTACCTGCAACCCGAACAGGTTCAAGAACCGCAGTGGGTGTTACAACGCCCGTCCTTCCTACATTTAGTTCGATACTGATCAATTTCGTAACGACTTCCTCTGCAGGAAACTTATAAGCAATGGACCAGCGCGGGGTTTTTACTGTTGAACCAAGCTCCTGCTGCTGGGCAAGAGAGTTCACCTTGATGACAATCCCATCAATTTCATACGGAAGGTCTGGCCGCTTTTCTGTCCAGTTTTTAATATAATCAAGCACTTCATCAATATTTTTACAAAGCTTGCGTTCTTTATTTACTTTAAATCCCAGGTCTTCAAGCAAATCCAGGCCGGCGCTGTGGGCGGTGACGCCTGTTTCACCGGGATCGCCGATGGCATAAAGAAAGATGCTTAAATTCCTTGAAGCTGCAATTCGCGGATCAAGCTGGCGCAATGAACCTGCAGCAGCATTTCGAGGATTCGCAAAAGGCTCTTCTCCGTTCTCTTCTTTCGCCCTGTTCAGCTGCTCAAATGATTTTTTCGGCATATAGGCCTCGCCGCGCACCTCGATAGAAAAAGGTTCTTTTATTCTGAGAGGAATAGATCGGATTGTCCTGAGATTGACAGTTATGTCCTCTCCAATGGTTCCGTCTCCGCGAGTGGCGCCTTGGACAAACAGTCCGTCTTCATAGCGAAGTGAGACCGCCAATCCATCAATTTTCAATTCGCAGACATACTCGTAATCTTCTCCTGCTGCCTGTCTTACTTTGCGGTCAAAATCACGTAAATCCTCTTCATTAAAGGCATTTGCCAAAGATAGCATCGGAGTCCTGTGTTCCACTTTTGTAAAGGCTGACTGTGGTTCACCTCCTACCCGCTGAGTAGGAGAATCCGATGTAATCAGCTCTGGGTATTCAGCTTCAATATCATTCAGCTCTTTCAGGAGCCTGTCATATTCCGAATCAGGTACAGTTGGATGATCCTTTACATGGTATTCATAGCTGTACTGGTTTAATAGAGTATGAAGCTCTTTCACCCTTTTTTCAGCGGTTTTTATTTCCATAACAACAGCCCTTTCTATTTATAGCCTCCATCCTTATGAACAGAATGAAGACTGAAATTCTCTTGGATAAAATGGGCACTTTCCCTAAAAACAACTGATGCATTATGCCTTTGTAATAGGTGCAAACTCTGCCAGCAGCCTTTTAATGCCCACAGGACTAGGAAAAGCAATGTCAAGCTCAACACTTTTGCCGTCACCCTTTACGCTGACCACTGTGCCAGTGCCCCATTTTTTGTGCGCAGCTTTGTCGCCCACCTTCCAATCCGCAGTGCTTCCAGCAGAAGCATTTTGTGCAGGACGGACAACCGCCGGTCGGCGCGCCGGCTGCACGGAACGCTGAGCACCAAAAGAAGATGAAGCTTTGGTTTCTTTATGGACAGACTCCAGCAGCTCCTCTGGTATCTCATTAATAAATCGGGAAACAGGATTCATATTAGTGCGTCCAAATAAAGTTCTCATTCCTGCATTCGTTAAATACAGCTCTTCTTCAGCACGTGTAATTCCCACATAAGCGAGGCGGCGTTCTTCTTCCATTTCTGCTTCTTCCATTAAAGATCGGCTGTGAGGAAATACGCCTTCCTCCATGCCGATTAAAAAGACGATTGGAAATTCAAGCCCTTTTGCAGAATGCAAGGTCATCAAGACAATCGAATCAGCCTTTTCATCCTGCTCATCCATCCTGTCAATATCTGCGACAAGGGCAAGATCCGTTAAAAACGCAACAAGGCTCTTATCTTCGCTGCTTTCCTCAAAGTTTTTGGTTACAGAAAGGAATTCATCAATATTTTCAAGACGGCTTTGGGATTCAATTGTCTTCTCTGCCTTCAGCATGTCCCTGTATCCTGACTTCTCCAGAACTTCCTCAACCAGCTCCGTTACAGATAGATACTCCTGCATTTGAGTGTAATTATGAATAAGATCATAAAATTCCCTTGCAGCATTGGCGATCTTTGGGCTTACTCCAATAAAATCAATTTCCTGGATGGCTGCAAAAACAGAAATATCCTGATCTGCTGCATAACGGGCAATCTTGTCCATAGAAGTAGAACCGATTCCCCGTTTTGGAACATTAATGACCCGCTGCAAACTGATATCATCATTAGGATTAGCAATTAAACGCAAATAAGCGAGGATATCCTTGATTTCCTTGCGGTCATAGAATTTAATGCCGCCGACGATGCTATACTCAATGTTTGATTTTAGGAGTACTTCCTCCATAACACGTGACTGGGCATTCGTACGATATAAAATAGCAATATCAGAAAGCTTTCGTTTTCCGGAGGCAACCGCTTCTTTTATCTTGCCGGCTACGAATTGCGCCTCTGTTTGTTCACTGTCGGCGCGATAATAGGAAATTTTAGGCCCGTCTTGATTTTCAGTCCATAGGTTTTTAGCTTTTCGATTTTGGTTATTTTTGATAACCTCATTTGCAGCTTGCAGAATTCTTTTTGTAGAACGGTAATTTTGTTCAAGCAATATAACTTTTGCACGAGGATAATCCTTCTCGAAGGATAAGATATTGGCAATATCCGCACCGCGCCAGCGATAAATGGACTGATCGGAATCGCCTACCACGCAAAGATTTTGAAATCTTGCAGCGAGCATCTTGACAAGCATGTACTGCGCACGGTTCGTATCCTGATACTCATCCACATGAATGTATTGAAACTTGCGCTGGTAATAGGTCAGAACCTCTGGGACTCTAGTGAATAACTG is a genomic window containing:
- a CDS encoding CamS family sex pheromone protein, yielding MKKWLPLLVTVVLLTAGCTSNFGSEDKVVQEKNNQKETAIIPNYQISDNYYRTILPYKPSKSRGLTVNNLNTRYDIQEFETGLLRVAKTTYSPEKYLFQEGQILDADTLKMWLNRKFTPSQWKAVQKEVNPPSQNIGLNPPLSGKGSIDSQNQNSPIYLANILEHDYLVKTDKNTVRLGGVVIGLALNSTNSYQSQNGTTTQSSLSQAAIDSEGKSIAAEVVKRLRAMSELKNVPITIALFEQKDKDSVVPGNYFAYTNVPAGSSSIGSWNAIQNQYYLFPSSQADSDHPHDAGVFDKFKKRVENYFPNYNGVIGRAFYNGNKLTQLKAEIPLQFFGEAEVIGFTQYIAGIVPSIFPDTIDLQIKITAGGDIKALITRSPGQTDTSVHIYQ
- the ligA gene encoding NAD-dependent DNA ligase LigA, with translation MEIKTAEKRVKELHTLLNQYSYEYHVKDHPTVPDSEYDRLLKELNDIEAEYPELITSDSPTQRVGGEPQSAFTKVEHRTPMLSLANAFNEEDLRDFDRKVRQAAGEDYEYVCELKIDGLAVSLRYEDGLFVQGATRGDGTIGEDITVNLRTIRSIPLRIKEPFSIEVRGEAYMPKKSFEQLNRAKEENGEEPFANPRNAAAGSLRQLDPRIAASRNLSIFLYAIGDPGETGVTAHSAGLDLLEDLGFKVNKERKLCKNIDEVLDYIKNWTEKRPDLPYEIDGIVIKVNSLAQQQELGSTVKTPRWSIAYKFPAEEVVTKLISIELNVGRTGVVTPTAVLEPVRVAGTTVKRASLHNEDLIREKDIMLGDYVVVKKAGDIIPEVVNVLTDRRTGEEQEFKMPTHCPDCESELIRLEGEVALRCINPKCPAQIREGLIHFVSRNAMNIEGLGEKVISLLFSHQLIHDVADIYRLTREQLLNLERMGEKSAGNLLDAIEASKQNSLEKLLFGLGIRHVGFKAAKTLAQTFETMEKLQAATREELTAIQDIGEKMADSIVAYFENEEARELVKELQSLSVNMIYKGPKPVEAVNASSPLAGKTVVLTGKLEQMTREEAKERLEALGANVTGSVSKKTDLVIAGADAGSKLTKAEQLGIEVWDENRFVQEVKE
- the pcrA gene encoding DNA helicase PcrA yields the protein MQFLTDRLLSGLNPEQQEAVKTTEGPLLLMAGAGSGKTRVLTHRVAYLMVEKEVNPYNILAITFTNKAAREMRERIAGIMGGAAEEVWISTFHSMCVRILRRDIDRIGFNRNFTILDPTDQQSVVKSILKDKNIDPKKFDPRSILGTISSAKNELVDPEEYSKLAGGYYDQVVSDVYTEYQKRLRKNQALDFDDLIMLTIQLFTRVPEVLTYYQRKFQYIHVDEYQDTNRAQYMLVKMLAARFQNLCVVGDSDQSIYRWRGADIANILSFEKDYPRAKVILLEQNYRSTKRILQAANEVIKNNQNRKAKNLWTENQDGPKISYYRADSEQTEAQFVAGKIKEAVASGKRKLSDIAILYRTNAQSRVMEEVLLKSNIEYSIVGGIKFYDRKEIKDILAYLRLIANPNDDISLQRVINVPKRGIGSTSMDKIARYAADQDISVFAAIQEIDFIGVSPKIANAAREFYDLIHNYTQMQEYLSVTELVEEVLEKSGYRDMLKAEKTIESQSRLENIDEFLSVTKNFEESSEDKSLVAFLTDLALVADIDRMDEQDEKADSIVLMTLHSAKGLEFPIVFLIGMEEGVFPHSRSLMEEAEMEEERRLAYVGITRAEEELYLTNAGMRTLFGRTNMNPVSRFINEIPEELLESVHKETKASSSFGAQRSVQPARRPAVVRPAQNASAGSTADWKVGDKAAHKKWGTGTVVSVKGDGKSVELDIAFPSPVGIKRLLAEFAPITKA